Proteins from one Bactrocera neohumeralis isolate Rockhampton chromosome 3, APGP_CSIRO_Bneo_wtdbg2-racon-allhic-juicebox.fasta_v2, whole genome shotgun sequence genomic window:
- the LOC126752802 gene encoding heat shock factor-binding protein 1 produces the protein MADLKNDVDSDLDQNYSLSSNADPKNMQELTIYVQNLLQNVQDKFQTMSDQIITRIDDMGNRIDDLEKSIADLMNQAGVEGPEK, from the exons ATGGCAGATCTTAAGAATGACGTTGATAGCGATTTGGATCAGAACTACTCCTTGAGCAGTAATGCGGATCCGAAAAATATGCAGGAATTGACAATATAT GTACAAAACCTGCTACAAAATGTACAAGACAAATTCCAAACAATGTCGGATCAAATAATCACACGCATCGATGATATGGGCAATAGAATAGATGATTTGGAGAAAAGCATTGCGGATTTGATGAATCAAGCCGGCGTTGAAGGCCCAGAAaagtaa
- the LOC126752801 gene encoding CBY1-interacting BAR domain-containing protein homolog isoform X1: protein MFRRGKLHFLSTKDDRIKIMNERINLTEKHLLEICASFAACTRKIAKCRNAFDDLGHKVQNFAEEEKINYSMSDGLNSITTSLTVQADYMDLLVHRLEMKIVNELSQFENLCKTTRDNLRAATIARDKEVLKQQQLIEIKSKFTANNTAADSELLKAKLEVNRSNKEIDEIINTFEKRKLSEIRSLLTDFILISLKYHTKTLEVLSASYYDVSNIDEKGDFNEFQKLMKTKGEPTGRKQALKKGMRSQSMDSLDHDTLLSPLKHTKKISRSNKSLTSKTDDERDNTRDDDEEDDEDDDDEEDLEASGDNTNDEEEHSGTASDDDEPTESISAAKPTTLANKMDEKKTKEQTKQPFRAISSAHVGKSQSLHKPFAAKSGVGIPTLQKRASAPHFGVKEHQLKGNPSNVTMTLEGPSSRLVTIVESKK, encoded by the exons ATGTTTCGACGTGGAAAACTGCATTTTCTTAGCACGAAAGATGATCGCATCAAAATAATGAATGAGCGCATCAATTTGACGGAGAAACATTTATTGGAAATATGTGCTTCCTTTGCAGCTTGCACCAGAAAAATAGCAAA gtGCCGCAATGCCTTCGACGATTTGGGGCACAAAGTGCAGAATTTTGCAGAAGAGGAGAAGATCAATTATAGCATGAGTGATGGCCTGAACTCCATTACCACTTCTTTAACTGTACAAGCGGATTATATGGATTTGCTGGTGCATCGTTTGGAAATGAAG ATAGTCAATGAGTTGAGtcaattcgaaaatctttgtaaaaCCACACGCGATAATTTGCGCGCAGCAACAATTGCACGTGACAAGGAGGTTTTGAAGCAACAGCAATTAATTGAAATCAAATCGAAATTTACAGCAAATAAT ACGGCTGCTGATTCAGAATTGCTGAAAGCCAAATTGGAAGTGAACCGCTCCAACAAAGAAATAGATGAGATCATCAATACCTTTGAAAAGCGAAAACTGTCAGAGATACGGTCTTTACTAACCGATTTTATACTGATCAGTCTCAAATACCATACAAAGACTTTGGAAGTTCTTTCGGCCAGTTATTATGATGTCTCGAATATTGATGAAAAGGGTGATTTTaacgaatttcaaaaattaatgaaaactaaAGGCGAACCTACTGGACGAAAGCAGGCGCTAAAGAAGGGTATGCGGTCCCAATCGATGGATAGCTTAGATCACGATACACTTTTGAGTCCCTTgaaacatactaaaaaaatttcgcgtAGCAATAAAAGTTTAACGAGCAAAACTGATGATGAGCGCGACAACACGAGAGATGACGATGAGGAAGACGatgaagatgatgatgatgag GAGGATTTAGAGGCATCGGGTGATAATACAAATGACGAGGAGGAGCACTCGGGCACTGCTTCCGATGATGATGAGCCCACAGAGAGTATTTCGGCTGCGAAACCAACAACGCTTGCAAATAAAATGGATGAGAAAAAAACCAAGGAACAAACAAAACAGCCATTTCGCGCTATCTCCTCAGCGCAC GTCGGCAAGTCACAAAGTCTACACAAGCCTTTCGCTGCTAAAAGTGGCGTTGGCATACCAACATTGCAAAAACGTGCATCAGCACCACATTTTGGCGTTAAGGAACATCAGCTAAAAGGTAACCCTAGTAACGTGACAATGACACTGGAAGGTCCAAGTAGTCGCTTAGTGACAATTGTTGAATCGAAGaaatga
- the LOC126752801 gene encoding CBY1-interacting BAR domain-containing protein homolog isoform X2 has translation MFRRGKLHFLSTKDDRIKIMNERINLTEKHLLEICASFAACTRKIAKCRNAFDDLGHKVQNFAEEEKINYSMSDGLNSITTSLTVQADYMDLLVHRLEMKIVNELSQFENLCKTTRDNLRAATIARDKEVLKQQQLIEIKSKFTANNTAADSELLKAKLEVNRSNKEIDEIINTFEKRKLSEIRSLLTDFILISLKYHTKTLEVLSASYYDVSNIDEKGDFNEFQKLMKTKGEPTGRKQALKKGMRSQSMDSLDHDTLLSPLKHTKKISRSNKSLTSKTDDERDNTRDDDEEDDEDDDDEEDLEASGDNTNDEEEHSGTASDDDEPTESISAAKPTTLANKMDEKKTKEQTKQPFRAISSAHVRTQRQLHGKSN, from the exons ATGTTTCGACGTGGAAAACTGCATTTTCTTAGCACGAAAGATGATCGCATCAAAATAATGAATGAGCGCATCAATTTGACGGAGAAACATTTATTGGAAATATGTGCTTCCTTTGCAGCTTGCACCAGAAAAATAGCAAA gtGCCGCAATGCCTTCGACGATTTGGGGCACAAAGTGCAGAATTTTGCAGAAGAGGAGAAGATCAATTATAGCATGAGTGATGGCCTGAACTCCATTACCACTTCTTTAACTGTACAAGCGGATTATATGGATTTGCTGGTGCATCGTTTGGAAATGAAG ATAGTCAATGAGTTGAGtcaattcgaaaatctttgtaaaaCCACACGCGATAATTTGCGCGCAGCAACAATTGCACGTGACAAGGAGGTTTTGAAGCAACAGCAATTAATTGAAATCAAATCGAAATTTACAGCAAATAAT ACGGCTGCTGATTCAGAATTGCTGAAAGCCAAATTGGAAGTGAACCGCTCCAACAAAGAAATAGATGAGATCATCAATACCTTTGAAAAGCGAAAACTGTCAGAGATACGGTCTTTACTAACCGATTTTATACTGATCAGTCTCAAATACCATACAAAGACTTTGGAAGTTCTTTCGGCCAGTTATTATGATGTCTCGAATATTGATGAAAAGGGTGATTTTaacgaatttcaaaaattaatgaaaactaaAGGCGAACCTACTGGACGAAAGCAGGCGCTAAAGAAGGGTATGCGGTCCCAATCGATGGATAGCTTAGATCACGATACACTTTTGAGTCCCTTgaaacatactaaaaaaatttcgcgtAGCAATAAAAGTTTAACGAGCAAAACTGATGATGAGCGCGACAACACGAGAGATGACGATGAGGAAGACGatgaagatgatgatgatgag GAGGATTTAGAGGCATCGGGTGATAATACAAATGACGAGGAGGAGCACTCGGGCACTGCTTCCGATGATGATGAGCCCACAGAGAGTATTTCGGCTGCGAAACCAACAACGCTTGCAAATAAAATGGATGAGAAAAAAACCAAGGAACAAACAAAACAGCCATTTCGCGCTATCTCCTCAGCGCACGTAAGAACGCAACGACAATTGCATGGAAAATCCAATTAG